Proteins from one Palaemon carinicauda isolate YSFRI2023 chromosome 26, ASM3689809v2, whole genome shotgun sequence genomic window:
- the LOC137619466 gene encoding zinc finger protein 501-like codes for MERMMNSEPPFEFSMKSEIEDLFSPAVDPENNNTSGSVALFNDGALFLDPKMEVKVEPEIFDSSESDLKNSYEYDASVSGNGSGNWKGDVDDEESVDTYLGTAVKEDKGKEKGRLSCVISGRELLQKDVLNQEVNQINEKQIKKMIFGNVNSNALARKRCTCSECGKTFSNKFNLTVHLRIHTGERPYKCNVCRKTFTLKQSLTEHSRVHTGEKPYKCNVCSKTFTRKPNLTEHLRIHTGERPYKCNVCSKTFSRKPNLTEHLRIHMGEKPYKCNVCSKTFSTKYSLTVHLRVHTGEKPYKCNVCSKTFTLKQRFSVHLRVHTGEKPYKCNVCSKTFSIPSNLTAHIRIHTGEKPYNCVVCSKTFIQKHSLTRHLRLHTGEKPFKCNVCSKFFTYKNYLTKHKKSHERSIPVS; via the coding sequence atggagaggatgatgaattctgaaccaccttttgaattttcaatgaaaagtgaaattgaagatctattttcacctgcagtcgatccagaaaataataatacgtctggcagtgttgctctctttaatgatggcgctcttttcttggatccaaaaatggaagtcaaagtagagccagaaatatttgattctagcgaAAGCGACTTGAAAAATTCTtacgagtacgatgcatcagtgagtgGAAATGGTTCAGGAAATTGGAAAGGGGATGTCGATGATGAAgaaagtgtagacacttacttagggacagctgtgaaagaggataaaggaaaagaaaagggaagactttcatgtgtaatcagtggaagagaattattacagaaagatgttttgaatcaagaggtgaatcaaataaatgagaagcagataaaaaaaatgatctttggtaatgttaactccaatgctctagctaggaagcgatgcacatgcagtgaatgtgggaaaacgtTTTCTAATAAATTTAATCTAACagtgcatttaagaattcacacgggagagaggccatacaaatgcaatgtctgtcgcaaaacatttaccctgaaacaaagtctcactgaacattcaagagttcacacaggagagaagccatacaaatgtaatgtttgTAGCAAAACATTCACTAGAAAACCAaatctcactgaacatttaagaattcacacgggagagaggccatacaaatgtaatgtctgtagcaaaacattctcTAGAAAACCAaatctcactgaacatttaagaattcacatgggagagaagccatacaaatgtaatgtctgtagcaaaacattttctaCGAAATACAGTCTCACTGTccatttaagagttcacacgggagagaagccatacaaatgtaatgtctgtagcaaaacatttaccctgaaacaAAGATTCTCtgtacatttaagagttcacacgggagagaagccatacaaatgtaatgtctgtagcaaaacatttagtaTACCATCAAATCTCACTGCACAtataagaattcacacaggagagaagccatacaattgcgttgtctgtagcaaaacatttattcaaAAACATAGTCTCACTAGACATTTAAgacttcacacgggagagaagccattcaaatgcaatgtctgtagcaaattcTTTACTTATAAAAACTatctcactaaacataagaaatcacatgagagatctattccagtgtcatga